A region from the Sander vitreus isolate 19-12246 chromosome 1, sanVit1, whole genome shotgun sequence genome encodes:
- the socs4 gene encoding suppressor of cytokine signaling 4 has protein sequence MSEKKPRGSDTRPKCGLRSWSADSYIWRRKKRSRSSRNGSSPGGLEAEGTEELGVRSTSCPRWRRERKCSCSTLGEALTSADIDEVCRKALSRRSLRQKFQDAVGQCFPLRSHHHHHHHHHHHPSGSSRPFSVLFWSKRKIHVSELMQDKCPFSPKSELARCWHLIKNHATHPSALKDMDMEAPLKPNASSSSSSPPQTPLSWEDICCSPGPGGTSLEDWNPSCPHGGAEGSCGHTDYILVPDLLQINNSSCYWGVLNRFEAEDLLEGKPEGTFLLRDSAQDEFLFSVSFRRYSRSLHARIEQNDKRFSFDVRDPCMYRDPSVTGLLRHYSDPATCLFFEPLLSRPLPRTFPFTLQHLCRAVICSHTTYQGIDNLLLPPQLRDYLRQYHIKCDGACAV, from the coding sequence ATGTCTGAGAAGAAACCACGAGGTTCGGACACGCGTCCCAAATGTGGCCTCCGCAGTTGGAGTGCAGACAGTTATATTTGGCGGAGGAAGAAACGCTCCCGGAGCTCTCGCAACGGGTCGAGTCCCGGAGGGCTGGAGGCGGAGGGGACAGAGGAGCTTGGTGTGCGGTCAACATCCTGTCCGAGGTGgcgcagagagagaaagtgtagCTGCAGCACTCTCGGGGAAGCATTGACATCTGCAGACATTGATGAAGTGTGTCGGAAAGCCCTGTCTCGCCGCTCTCTGCGGCAGAAGTTTCAGGATGCTGTTGGCCAGTGTTTTCCTCTGCGCtctcaccatcaccaccaccatcatcaccaccaccatccaTCGGGCTCCTCGCGACCCTTCTCAGTGCTCTTCTGGTCCAAACGCAAGATCCACGTCTCAGAGCTTATGCAGGACAAGTGTCCCTTCTCGCCCAAATCTGAACTGGCCCGATGTTGGCACCTTATCAAAAATCACGCCACCCACCCAAGTGCCCTCAAGGACATGGACATGGAGGCTCCACTCAAACCCAACgcctcatcttcctcttcctccccaccCCAGACCCCTCTCTCCTGGGAGGACATCTGCTGCTCTCCTGGGCCTGGAGGCACCAGTCTGGAGGACTGGAACCCTTCTTGTCCTCATGGGGGAGCAGAGGGCAGCTGTGGCCACACTGACTACATCCTGGTCCCAGATCTCCTCCAGATCAACAACAGCTCCTGTTACTGGGGTGTGTTGAACCGCTTTGAGGCAGAGGATCTGCTGGAGGGCAAACCGGAGGGAACGTTTCTTCTCCGAGACTCTGCCCAGGATGAGTTCCTCTTCTCAGTCAGCTTCCGTCGCTACAGCCGCTCCCTGCACGCACGCATTGAGCAGAACGACAAGCGTTTCAGCTTTGATGTGCGCGACCCGTGCATGTACCGGGATCCAAGTGTGACAGGACTACTGAGACACTACAGTGACCCGGCTACCTGCCTCTTCTTTGAGCCCCTCCTTTCCCGGCCGCTACCACGGACCTTCCCTTTCACCCTCCAGCACCTGTGCAGGGCTGTGATCTGTAGCCACACCACCTACCAGGGCATAGATAACCTGCTGCTGCCTCCTCAGCTCAGGGACTACCTCCGACAGTACCACATTAAGTGTGACGGGGCCTGCGCTGTGTGA